The following are encoded in a window of Nitrososphaerota archaeon genomic DNA:
- a CDS encoding type II toxin-antitoxin system PemK/MazF family toxin, translating into MKGKFVLIPFPFTNLASAKLRPALVLYEGKDDVIVLFVSSKVPQEPARYEVVIEQHHPEYTLTGLKVSSVVRIDKVATVLKSLIVGEIGELGPSFKDEVNLRLGELFKF; encoded by the coding sequence TTGAAGGGAAAGTTCGTTCTCATACCTTTTCCCTTTACCAATTTGGCTTCGGCGAAGCTCCGACCAGCCCTTGTGCTATATGAAGGCAAAGATGATGTAATTGTCTTGTTTGTTTCTTCTAAGGTGCCCCAAGAACCAGCTCGCTATGAAGTAGTCATTGAACAGCACCACCCAGAATACACACTTACGGGTCTCAAGGTTTCATCGGTCGTGAGGATAGATAAAGTTGCTACGGTGCTAAAAAGTCTAATCGTAGGCGAGATCGGCGAACTAGGGCCATCCTTTAAGGATGAAGTCAACCTCCGGTTAGGGGAACTGTTTAAGTTCTAA
- a CDS encoding cation diffusion facilitator family transporter, producing MRKKQAALMAIVGGIAVLGIKLLAYFVSNSVALLSDALESIVNIAASGLMLFSVYISERPADDSHNYGHQKIEEISRMMEGLFIVAAAILIIYAAAGRLFASAELFELNLAIGISMLATALNAGISWFLRRTARESGSAALEGDAKHLLSDVISSAGIWVGLFIVQLTGWHYMDSILAFVVAALIAKMGAGLVLKSSQQLMDSSCKEEERKMREIFLLHKFQFIDFHDVKTHRNGNQVFADLHLSVDGSLSVKEAHDLTDHLETELKEALPNMRLTIHVEPKT from the coding sequence ATGCGGAAGAAGCAAGCTGCGCTTATGGCGATAGTAGGCGGTATTGCTGTCTTAGGCATAAAACTCTTGGCGTATTTTGTTTCGAATTCTGTCGCATTGCTCTCTGATGCCTTGGAGTCTATTGTCAACATAGCGGCTTCAGGGTTGATGTTGTTCTCGGTGTATATTTCGGAGAGACCTGCTGACGATAGTCACAACTATGGTCACCAGAAGATAGAGGAGATATCGAGAATGATGGAGGGTCTCTTCATAGTTGCAGCGGCGATCCTCATTATTTATGCTGCAGCGGGACGTTTATTCGCATCCGCTGAACTGTTTGAGTTAAACCTCGCTATCGGGATATCGATGCTGGCAACAGCCCTGAACGCGGGAATCTCATGGTTCTTGAGACGTACCGCTCGGGAAAGCGGGTCCGCGGCGCTTGAAGGTGACGCGAAGCATCTACTATCGGACGTAATCTCGTCTGCCGGAATATGGGTTGGTCTCTTCATCGTTCAGTTAACTGGCTGGCATTACATGGATTCTATTCTCGCCTTCGTAGTCGCAGCCCTAATCGCCAAAATGGGGGCTGGGCTGGTGCTCAAGTCTTCGCAGCAACTCATGGACAGCTCATGCAAGGAAGAGGAGCGGAAGATGCGCGAGATATTTCTCCTTCACAAGTTCCAGTTCATAGATTTCCATGACGTGAAAACTCATCGAAACGGTAACCAAGTCTTCGCCGACCTACATCTATCAGTTGACGGCTCTCTCAGTGTCAAAGAAGCCCATGATCTCACCGATCATCTGGAAACGGAGTTGAAAGAAGCGTTGCCAAACATGCGCTTAACAATCCACGTAGAACCAAAGACATGA
- a CDS encoding metallophosphoesterase, with amino-acid sequence MTLESFNINDEYHRTGKAIILLSMIGLVSLFLFTAYADPINVIYSTPPPITTSSIHKMAVSNTTTNNPTNSTTTTTITSNTTATKTSTNTSSTKLISNTTTTTTTTTTTSTTTANTTYSLSWQGYDYNNKGEVSVLVNNQVVATLPTIYSPQNTKIFVNYTLDISQYVILGANNITFRQNIYSSGVRNIRITGPNNQVIYSNNTYYSLRIGGRESTTYKFNTGSTTTTTTTTTTTTTTTTVTTTTTSTTTANTTYSLSWQGYDYNNKGEVSILVNNQTVATLPASYSPQNAKVFINIALDISKYVVNGTNTITFQQNLYSSGIQNVQVKNSNSTTIYSNNTYYSLRIGGRESTTYKFNTGSTTTTTTTTTTTTTTSTITTTVTTSTSFRFVVMGDSRGNDTTTPVNTAVFSRITNTANSFNPAFHLFTGDLCYDFSQSNCPSVWKSVVNSNLLSKTIPVMGNRDVGVNALWQSSFNIGTIVTSFGGTRYTNRSGQESLDFSFDYGNSHFVGMAVVDDLSSTRPSDDQLNWLDADLTTAETSGCGGKGCALTFIAWHAPVYVVSDASPIPASPARWTNITNAHPSIAAILHGHEHLMAYAHIDGSKISGVNSNREYEEFIMGSAGASMQYCTTRVDWCNSAYGFAAVDVSGTTVTVQVYDINGVPLHTAWTFNKNGTAAPSNPSYTLSFQGYDYNNRGEVSILVNSQIAATLPFSYSPQNSQVFINYTLNISQYVVRGENNITFRENLYSTGMRNIQVRNATSIIYSNSTFYSLSIGVIESVTYKFSALSNTPPPPTINNTLSINTAPVNGDIFVDGISWGAAPVNRYIASGDHNVSFGEVSGYTAPLSITVSVTAGSTTTVTGIYDKIISSPPSKRYTLSFQGYDYNNRGEVSILVNNQTVATLPASYSPQNAKVFINIALDISKYVVNGTNTITFQQNLYSSGIQNVQVKNSNSTTIYSNNTYYSMRVGGSRPSITYSFNNS; translated from the coding sequence TTGACGCTTGAAAGTTTCAATATAAATGACGAGTACCATCGAACCGGTAAAGCAATAATTCTTTTATCTATGATTGGTCTCGTATCTCTATTCCTCTTCACCGCCTACGCAGATCCAATCAACGTAATTTACTCAACACCACCACCCATAACAACAAGCTCAATACACAAAATGGCAGTATCCAACACAACCACCAATAATCCAACTAACTCAACGACAACAACAACCATTACTAGCAACACTACTGCTACCAAAACCTCAACCAACACTTCCTCTACGAAACTCATCAGCAATACAACCACCACTACGACGACAACAACGACAACTAGTACAACTACCGCGAACACAACCTACTCCTTATCATGGCAAGGCTACGATTACAACAATAAGGGAGAAGTGTCTGTGTTGGTCAACAACCAAGTTGTAGCTACACTTCCGACAATCTACTCTCCGCAGAATACGAAGATCTTCGTCAACTACACGCTAGATATATCGCAATATGTTATACTTGGCGCAAATAACATTACCTTCAGACAGAACATCTACTCTTCAGGTGTAAGGAACATTCGGATCACCGGACCTAACAATCAAGTAATCTACAGCAACAACACATACTACAGCTTAAGGATCGGCGGTAGAGAATCAACCACATACAAATTCAACACTGGATCAACAACCACAACAACCACAACCACTACTACGACAACCACTACGACCACCGTCACAACAACGACAACTAGTACAACTACCGCGAACACAACCTACTCCTTATCATGGCAAGGCTACGACTACAACAATAAGGGAGAGGTCTCAATACTCGTTAACAACCAAACAGTAGCAACCCTGCCAGCCAGCTACTCTCCCCAGAACGCCAAGGTATTCATCAACATCGCGCTCGATATCTCCAAATACGTAGTGAACGGCACAAACACAATCACATTCCAGCAAAACCTTTACTCATCAGGAATACAAAACGTCCAAGTCAAAAACTCAAACAGCACAACCATCTACAGCAACAACACATACTACAGCTTAAGGATCGGCGGTAGAGAATCAACCACATACAAATTCAACACCGGATCAACAACCACAACTACAACCACTACAACCACCACTACGACAACGTCAACGATAACGACTACAGTCACTACATCTACATCGTTCAGGTTTGTTGTAATGGGCGATAGTCGAGGTAATGATACGACTACACCTGTAAACACAGCAGTGTTCTCTCGTATCACAAATACGGCCAACAGCTTCAACCCTGCATTCCATCTCTTCACCGGAGATCTGTGCTACGACTTTAGTCAGAGTAACTGTCCCTCAGTCTGGAAGAGCGTAGTGAACAGCAACTTGCTCTCAAAGACTATACCTGTAATGGGTAACCGTGATGTTGGTGTCAACGCGTTATGGCAGAGTAGCTTCAACATCGGCACAATAGTAACCTCATTCGGTGGAACAAGATACACCAACCGTTCAGGACAAGAAAGCCTAGACTTCTCATTCGATTATGGCAACAGTCACTTCGTCGGGATGGCTGTCGTAGATGACCTTAGCTCAACAAGACCAAGCGATGATCAGCTCAACTGGTTAGATGCAGATCTTACCACCGCAGAGACGAGTGGATGCGGCGGCAAGGGCTGTGCACTCACATTCATCGCGTGGCATGCGCCAGTCTACGTTGTCTCCGACGCCTCTCCGATACCGGCTTCACCAGCTCGATGGACCAACATAACGAATGCGCATCCATCTATTGCGGCGATATTACACGGCCATGAGCATCTAATGGCCTATGCGCACATTGATGGTAGCAAAATTTCTGGCGTCAACAGTAACCGTGAGTATGAGGAGTTCATCATGGGTAGCGCAGGAGCATCTATGCAATACTGTACGACCAGAGTGGACTGGTGCAACAGCGCCTACGGTTTCGCAGCAGTAGATGTGTCAGGAACTACAGTAACAGTACAGGTGTACGACATTAATGGAGTACCGCTGCACACAGCATGGACATTCAACAAAAACGGAACCGCGGCCCCTTCTAATCCGTCTTACACGCTCTCCTTCCAAGGCTACGACTACAACAATAGGGGAGAGGTCTCAATACTAGTAAATAGCCAGATTGCTGCGACGCTTCCTTTCAGCTACTCACCTCAAAACTCTCAGGTCTTTATCAACTACACACTAAACATATCTCAATATGTTGTGCGCGGTGAGAACAACATTACTTTCCGCGAGAACCTCTACTCAACAGGAATGAGGAATATCCAAGTAAGGAATGCTACGTCAATCATTTACAGTAACAGCACGTTCTACAGCCTGTCGATTGGTGTAATAGAGTCGGTCACATACAAGTTCAGCGCCCTAAGTAATACTCCACCCCCTCCAACTATCAACAACACACTTTCGATTAATACTGCTCCTGTGAACGGAGATATCTTTGTAGACGGCATATCTTGGGGTGCAGCTCCTGTGAACAGATATATAGCATCTGGCGACCACAACGTATCGTTCGGTGAAGTGTCCGGCTACACCGCACCACTCAGCATCACGGTCTCAGTTACCGCAGGATCAACAACTACGGTAACAGGAATCTACGACAAAATAATATCCTCACCACCTAGCAAAAGGTATACCCTATCCTTCCAAGGTTACGACTACAACAATAGGGGAGAGGTCTCAATACTCGTTAACAACCAAACAGTAGCAACCCTGCCAGCCAGCTACTCTCCCCAGAACGCCAAGGTATTCATCAACATCGCGCTCGATATCTCCAAATACGTAGTGAACGGCACAAACACAATCACATTCCAGCAAAACCTTTACTCATCAGGAATACAAAACGTCCAAGTCAAAAACTCAAACAGCACAACCATCTACAGCAACAACACATACTACAGCATGCGGGTAGGCGGCAGCAGACCATCAATCACATACAGCTTCAATAATTCTTAA